A stretch of DNA from Malus sylvestris chromosome 9, drMalSylv7.2, whole genome shotgun sequence:
CAAGAAATCAATATATCCTGCATTTGGATCTTGAGGCTCCGCCTCGTGAAAGGTTGGAATTGGCAAGTTTAGTGAAGGCTGATCTTACTTTTCGTGAAGTAGAGAATGTGCGTGTTATGTCTCAATCCAATTTGGTGACTTATAAGGGCCCTACGATGATTGCTTGTACTCTGCAAGCCATTTCCATTCTATTAAAGGAGAGCTCAGAGTGGGACTGGTTTATAAACCTCAGTGCATCAGATTATCCTCTCATGACACAAGATGGTTAGTATCAGACTTTTCTCTTTGCTCGTTGTTACTTTTGTTGATCATGATTCATGATCGATGTTGTAATATGATTGCATAATGTTTCCTGCCTCGATAGTTAGAGGTATTTGGTACATATTTTGTGCATTGGGTAATGGTTTGGGTAGCAATTCCATTGCTTGTGTTTgagtttcttttcttctatatGGCCTGGTAATACGGTGCTGGCCACATTCTTCATTTTAAGAACTTTGTTTTTTTGCCTGAATTGTGAAGCAATAATAATTGTCGCAGTGTGGATTTGTGTAGCTGCATTACTTTTAATTATGACGGACTTTCTCAGAAGGGAAAGCTGGATTCTGTATTTGGTAATGGGTTAAAGTGAGTTTATTGTTGAGATTGATGGGTTGGGAATTTCAAAAGACAAAATTTTCAACCCTCTTAGTGTGGTAGCAGAGTGAGTGGCTTGCTGCTGATTCAATATATTCTGTATCTCTTACCGTGTCGCAGTTGTTGATAATAATTATTGCTTGCTAATGAACCCTATGTATATAACTAAGTTTTGCCTGCTAATACACAATGCTCTATCGGTACCCCATGAATTGACATTTTTCTCGAATACCTGATGAAGTCTGTCCTCATTGACTGTTCGTCTATGAAATAGTCCTTTAAGATCCTATGTTCTAGAGTCTTCTAAGGCAGTTATCAAATGTGTACAGTGTACCATATTTTTTCGAAGATATTAGTTTGGGATATTCAGTTCTGATGCCTATCTATGCTACCTTTCATTTATGGGAGTTTTTCTGGTCCTAGGAGTGAAAACTGCTCCGTCCTGTTGGTTTACCACTGCAATCTCATGGTGCTGTTTAATTAAGCTGCACCCAGAACATTTGTTATTTAGCTTTGTGCCTGTGATACAGTCTACTCTATGTTACTTGATCGGTTTCCTAATGGTGCAGATTTGCTTCATGCTTTCTCCAATATTTCCAGAAACATCAACTTTATTGAACATATGCAGCTCACTGGATGGAAACTGTAAGTATAGCCTAGCAAGAGGGTATTTCATTTTTGCAGTTAACCATTACGTAATCATGGTTATGCTATAATGCCTTCTTTTGCAGGAACCAAAGAGCAAAACCTATCATAATTGATCCAGGCCTGTACTTATCAAAAAAATCTGACCTTGCATCGACTACTCAGCGCCGATCACTTCCTACATCATTCAAGTTGTTCACAGGTATTTagaattatatatacatatatatatatatatatatatatatatatagagagagagagagagagagagagagagagagagagagagagagagagagagagagagcacctTTTATATATGCACACTGTATAGAGCACCCTGGATAATTGTCAGCCCATTTTCATTTATATGAGTTTTTATTGAATCTTTTTTTGTTGAATATTTATATAACATTACATATCAAACATATTTCCAAACTTATTAGTGTTAGAATGGAAATGCTTATTTTCCCTGCTTGTTTAAATCTGGCCAAGGGAGTTTTAATCATCCTACATGGGGCTAAAGTTACACCAGATTCACACTGATAGATCATAGATTGGATTGGACAGTAACCTGGAGTGAAGGTGATTCTAGTCTAATTTGCTGTGAAAAGAAATCACATGCAAATCAAACTAATATACATATTTGAACTACAAAGCCAATCTAAAAGGATCAGCTAAGACTATATTTCTGTCGAATGTTCCACCAAAACTTTCCGCTTCCTTCAGCCCCGGCAAAGGGGGGAAATAGAACAAAGATGAAAATTTTCCATGTCAAATTCCGTTTCTTCTGCAAGATGTGATTCGCTTTGCTGATTAGAAATAATCTTTATGACTTCAGTCTTCATGTTGCAATCAGCAATCAATCTCTGTTTAAATAAATAGTTTCTCTTAttttgcaattttctttgtgTGCAGGTTCTGCTTGGGTAATGCTAACGCGATCATTTCTCGAGTATTGTATATGGGGATGGGATAACCTCCCACGTACAATGCTTATGTACTAcacaaattttgtttcttctccggaaggttattttcatactatTATTTGCGACAATGAGGAATATCGCCACACTGCGATAAGTCACGATCTCCACTACATTGCTTGGGACAGCCCTCCTAAGCAGCATCCCATCTCTTTGTCAATGAAGGACTTTGACAAAATGGTGAACAGCAACGCTCCCTTTGCTCGAAAGTTTGCTAAGGATGACCCAGTGTTGGACAAAATTGATAAAGAGCTTCTAGGTCGCACAAACCGGTTTGCACCTGGGGGGTGGTGCATAGGCAGCCCTGAAGGCGGGGCTGACCCATGCTCCGTGCGTGGTAACGATTCAGTGTTTAAGCCAGGTCCTGGTTCGGAGAGGTTCCAAGAGCTGCTTCATACTCTATTGTCCGAAGATTTTCGAAAAAAGCAATGTACATGACAGAGCAGGGCTAAGAGTTGGAAAAAAACCGAAATGTAGATTAATTTATCCATAGATTTACAATCGCGATGTAAAAAGACATTGAATTTCTTTTAGAAATATAAATAGAAGATCCAAGTTCACAATATCCACTTGCCATCATTGTTCTGCagatgaaattagtttcatgtATTTTTCAGTAATCATATCTGGTGAGTAATCAGTGAAGTACCCCTTCTCCACATCCAACCCTTCTTGTGCCGCAAGCATCTCGACGTAGATCTGGACGCGGTCCGCTCCGATTTGGTTGGGATCTAAGAGCATGCAAGCTATCTCAGTCGAGTCCTCACCGTGCAATAATCCTAGTGTTTGCACGGTTGGGAGTCCGCCCCCTCGGGCACTCACCATCCGTGCAATCCGTTTAGTGGCCGCGACATCCGTGGACATTATGGGAATGTTGTACAAGCCGACCCACTGACGTGCCCCGATCATTGTGATACCTCTTGCCGGAGATACGCAAGTTGGGCCTTCGTCGGGCTTTTCTTGGAGAGCATCTGGCATGAAATTTGGCCTGTAGTAGCCCAGCTCACGCCTGATCGTGTCTAGGGCCTTGCCTGTAGGGTGTGCCGCAGCATACAAGTACACTGGCACTGCAGTACAAGTTAAAAGATTAGctttttatgttttcaatttttttttgtgctatAATCTACGCTAAATTAACCTAAATTACGGGCTGAAAGATTCAAACTCAGCATAAAAATGGTGTTCAAAACCTTAGGACTAACCTTGGAATCTATTACCAATATCCACGGCCACTGCCTTAGCAAGCCAAGCAGCTTCATCCAGAGATGCCCGAGCCAACGGGTGGAAGACAATGTCATCGACAACCCCCAACCGAGGGTGAGCGCCCGAGTGCTGCTCAAGGTTGATGGCTCCAAAGGCTGCCTCTGTCATGGCCATGACAGTTTGCTGCAAGGGGCTGTATATGGCACTTCCTGTGCTATCATGCATGACATATGACACAATAGTGTACCGGACCCTATTGTATTCTCGGTCTTCAAATTTGTTAACTATGACTGACTCCGGGTCGAGCCTAGCGGCACGCTCAATGGTGTCGAGGGCAGCGAGGTTTCGTGATTCGGATATGTAAAGCTTGCAGCAGAGTAGCATGGACTGGTCtattgttttcttcttcttgtcctAGCGTCAATAATATCTCATTCAcgagttttaacgaaataaaatgaaatcatacgtaaaacaatgttttaaactactctaatttaacaaaaagaaGTTCAAACTCAAGTGCAAAGGAACATACATGCTATTTAAGTCACGTCTGCATAATGCAGTGGACTTTATGTCAAGTAATATAgtggaaaattagaaattaaaatggTCTTAATCACTTGATTATTTAAAGTCAAGAAACATTAAGTAAGAATATCGTCTTCACGTGAATCACATCATGTCATGAACTTCCACTAGGATACTGACAAGTGTATGGCTAttatgtttattaattattaataatttaatacagTTTCTTCTGGTTGATCATGGTTTCTCCTTCCCCGCAGGTATTAGCCCACAGAAAGCCTTGATTAACAGCTCATGGTTTTGAGGGTGACATCAATGTtactcattattcatagttatGAGTGTTTTAAGtcgttaaatttgattttcacaATTGTTTAGGTCTTCTATTTTCAATCTCAATCATCTAATTTGTTTGTAGAACATTACAAATAAAGCCAACATAAATGATTTTAGATGTATGGTTCTTGTTCCTACAGATTAACAAATCGCACATATAATCGGTGAGAAATTAAAGATAATATTGCACACAACCGGAAAAACTTACATATCTCTTGTCAAAGAACACGTTAAATGATCACAGTGATTAAGTGACGTGACCACGTGACTTAACGAGAGATACAGACAGAGGCGATGCATGCAAGGCCGGGAAAGCCGAAGCGTCTACactcaagaagaagaagaagaaagagttgTTACCTTGCATCCTTGGCTGAAATCCATTTTCTGCTCTCTCCAATGTTTAGTCTTTGCAGCTGAAAATTATTTTCTGCTTCTTGAGATCTGATAGATTGATAAGTGCTTTTATATAAAAGCCAAGTTGACGAGTCAGCATTGACGCGGCATCCGTATCCCCGAATGTCCCCACAATTTGACAAGTCCATTCTCAATATCTAATAAATTAACAAAACCGCATGGTGAATGTATAAGCAGCTTAGcacaaaagtttttttttcaagctATCTCTAAAGATATTCTTATATTTAGCCTGCATTCTTAAATATAGCACGCTAAAATTACAGAATGTAAaagcatatatatttttttgttataatttgTCATCTTTAAATTGCTGGAAGGGAGATTCGAAAGTTAGATAGAGATATAGCACGCTTTTCTATTTAACTTGGAATAAGTTTACATCTGCAAAATGATGTAGTTTATCTATCTGCATTTTTCTGGAAACAACTCCAGAATTAGGGTTCTGATAAGACCAGAGGATTCTcaccggattctctttgtgagaattATGAGAAGATCATTCAATTACatttgttcatcgtacatcgtatggttagaaattattgtaatttttttatttaaaattaaatataaataatacctgataaaaactaaccgcacaatatacgatgaccAGATGTGATCGGAGTATCTCCGATCCTCTCTTCTGATAAGGTaccttttatcttctttttatgGATATTTCCTTTAATTGAAAGGTACTCAGAAGCAGTTTTGGAGGTGGGGCTAAAACAGCCTAGGGTTAGGTAAACGTGAAAACCTAACCCCCACGTGCAACTATTAACATTGTCCTACAAATTATTGACGCATTTGTTGGATTTTAGATCAAACGGGTCGGGAGTTACATGGAAGACTCTAGTGGTTCAGAATATGTGAATTAGTACACCATTTATCTCTAAAACGGACCATGTAAGGTACTCTCTACATTAGATTACATATGAATATTTTATCAGAGATTTTTAGTATATCAATTTGTTGTGTGTGATTCGTGTTGTAGTGAATACTCGAAGATCGAGCGCTTTTAACAATTTCAAAGCAAAATTTATGTTCTTAAGTTTGACTGATTTTATAAAATTACGCGTTTCTCTATCTTATCCAAAAGTGCTCTCCCaaggttttttttataaagatgtAAAGACTTCTTTTATATTAGTCATAAGAttaatctaacggtaaaaaaactATTGAGTTTATATAATCTTGTTACactaaaacaaaatcaaaacacctaaaaaaataaaaatagggtTCACACTCAAATTTTTTACTTTGAAGGAGATCAATGCGACCCGATTTCACAGTGCCCTAGGAAAATTAAAATTCTCTTCGAAGCTACAAAAAGGTATTTCCTTTGTGGTTGtattaatttcaatttcttCCAATTTCTCCCACCCCTCTGTCGAAAAAAAAGTAGAATGGAAACTGTAATTTAATCGAGAGCACCATTCTTCTCTTAATTGGGTTTCATATCTAATGCTCTCCTAATAGCACCATTCTATTTTATATTCCTTTGTGGTGATGGCTCAACCTCGACTCCAttcttcccatttttttttgcttgtgAGAAAAAGGAGGTCCTCACAGGTTCTCAGAAAAAGGACCTATCATCTCTGGACCGTTCTATAAAAGCTGAGCTTTTTCCACATCCCAGTAGTTGGAGCGAATTCTAAGTCTGCAGTTCATACAACTGATCCTGAATTTGAAGTCCGTAATTGGAGTAACTTCTGAAATGGTAAATTGTCATGGCTCCATCACCAGTTGAtttcttttcttaaaaaaaagaaaagaaaaaggaagatacaattaaaaaaaaaaaggtcgtacccagtgcacaaggttcccgctttacgcagaatctgggagaggtgaatgtcggctagccttacccccatttatggagaggctgctcccaagtctcgaacccgagacctaccgctcatgggcgaaggcacttgccatcgcaccaagtgcgacctctaaaaAGGAAGATACAATTCTTTCACAAAATTTCAACTACCATTCAGAATGTTGTCATGTACTAATAGATGAAGGATTTGTGCACCGAATCAAATATATGGATATGCATAATTGCCATGCTTTGTCGGATGATGTACTAAATCATGAAGCACCAAATACAACTTccataattatattataaaaaatatatataagattAAGAAATAAGATACATTGATTCTATCTACACACCAAGAACAATGACAAAGTTTCAAgttaattgaaaaataaataggaAGTAACCAATGTTTGGAGGTTGTGTTGACAACGATGGATGGGGAAACTTCAACCAAACAAGTTATAAGTCTCATCACGGGATGTAAGTAATCGACAGTGACTGAGAGCTTGTTTTAGAGTGCTTctagacaaaaaaaaagaaaaaaagaagctaGAAGCTAGAAGCACTTTTATTAGGAGTAATATGTGTCCTAGTGCACattaaaagtgcttttacaaTCTAGAAACACATTTTGTTTGTACTGAAATCCGACTTCAAGTAACTTTCAATTAATCTTTCCTGAGAAAAATCAGTGAAGTAGCCTTTCCCAACTCTCATACCCTCTTCCTTTGCAAGCCTCTCAACTTCAAGTTGAACCCTATCTCCTCCCACCTTCTCTGGTTCCAACAAATTGCAAGCGACTTCGATGATGGATTCACCGTGCGCAAGTGCCATGGCTTGGACCGAAGCAAGTCCGCCTCCCCTGCCACTCACTCGTTTTGCAATTCTACGAACAGCAGCAATATCAGTAGAGATGACCGGGACATTATAGTTATCAACCCACCGGGTTGCTCCAATCACAATGACACCCCTTCCTTGAGTCACTTGAGGGGGACCCTTGTCCGGCTTCAGCGCCAAGTAATCTGATTTCGGTCCCCCAACCCATTGTTCTCCGCTAGAATTCGGCTTGAAATAACCTAACTCTCTTCTGACTGAATCAAGCGTTCTTCCCTCTTCATGGGCAGCTCCATAGAGAAAAGTAGGAACTGCAGGCCACATTTAAGATATTAGCAATTCATATATTAGGTAAACTGTCGCATATTGTTCGAATTCGACTGTTTCTAAATTATCACATAATTTGTATATAGCAACTTAGGGGCATTAACcctaagaaaagaagagaataaAAGCAAACCTTGAAGACTAGAGCCAACTTCTGCAGCCAAAGAGTTGGCAACACCAGCCACTTGCTCCAAAGAAGCACCGAGAAGGGGATGAAAGCATATATGATCCACAACTCCGAGCCGCGGATGACTTCCACAATGTGACTCGAGATCAATTGTTTCGAAAGCAGCCTTGACCATGGCAAGCACTGCCATCTTCAAAGGACTACGATCTACAGACGGCTTTGGAGCCAACGTAGAGACAAGTGTGTAACCAACTCTGTTGTACGTTTCATCTTCGAACTTATTCACAATCGGTGCTTCCGAGAAAAGCTTAGCAGCCCGTTCGATTGATTCCAGCGCTGCCCTGTTTCTGCTTTCGGATATGTAAACCTTGCAGCAACCAAGCATCGACTTCAACATTTTCTCTCCCTCCTGCTCATCACCAACTGCAGAAAATCCTTACAGATTACGATAACGAAAAAGACACCACCAAAAAACAATGTGGCCATTGTTCTTATCTGATCACAATCTCATCTAACGTTAGCCACAAGTTCAGGTAGCTACTAGTGGCTGATGATAAAAGCATCTCAACAAAACCGAAATTCGAAATAAACCATGCTCTGCTGATAAAATTTTCATACATTTCTTGCACAACAAGTAGAACACAACAGAATTCATAACATGCCACAAACAAAATGACTAACAAATCGAAAAGACGAAAAAACTGCACAATTGTATTCTAATTTAGACAAAACTAGTCAGTAGTCACACACCAGAACCAAAAGTAATTTCAATACATATCAAGAACACTAACACTCCCCCATAACCAAAGTTTCCACCTTTAACCCTAATTCCACCAAAACGACGACAACCCTCTCAAAATGACGTCTCCGTAGCCTCAGAAGCACCTTTTGGGTACCCCTTATACTCCAATTTCACACCCAACGAAGCACAAACCGCCCGGAACTTCAACCTCAGAGCCTCCATCACATCCCCGACGCTCTCGTCCTCCGGTTCCATGATCGGGTACTTCTCAATCATCTCCTCCATCTGCCTCACCGCCTTCTGTACCCGGTGCGTGAACCGGGTTGGGTCGACCCGGATCGCGGAGTTCCAAACATCCACGCATCCCCTGTAGAACCCGAGCTCCTCGCCCACCTCGAACCCGGTTTTGACACCCGTCGGCTTCGCCTCCTCCTTTCCAGCGACCAAGCCGTCTCTGTAGCCTTCCTCGAAACCTTCCTTTTGGTGGGTCGCTTCCAAATTCAGAAAATCTTCGCCGAAGATGTCATCCGACATGGGAGGCGATTTCGGAGGGAAAACAGATAAAGGTAGAAACTTTATACGGTGAAGTAGTTACCTTTGTGTGTTGGCCCCGGAAGCGTCCGTCGACAGTGCAAAGAACGGCTCGCCAATGAATGGATTTGGCGGTAGTGGCGTTGTGGCGGGTTGTGAATTTGGATCGGGTTTTGGAAGGTGGTGGGCCTTAGCCCAATTTGGAATCCAAGGTGATAGGGACTTCCAGTAAAATTGAAACCTTACAATTTACATTCAATAATTTGGGATTCTTTATTGACAAAAATAATTGGTGTGGTTTTTTATCTGtcataatattttgtaatttttttttgttgcataaattatttttcagtAATCAATTTTTTGGTGGGAAAAAAGTATGGCAATCCCCATAATTTTggatcaaaacaatttccaTCTACATATTGGCCTAGTGTGACTCGTTTGGATAATGCGTTTAAATAATcgaaagagttttttttttataatattttttaagttttaaaagcatttaaaatatttatgcaAAAAACTGATTCCAAAAATACTTTAtttaaaaacgcttttagtTAACCACAAGCTGGTGGTTTAGTAGTAAATGACAGATTACGAGGCattcttaaaattaaaaactgaagGTCTCGGTTCGAAACCTGCCGCTAGTGTAGAAGACAGACTTGtgaggcatttcagcctcccaaaaaaaatagataaacaAACCTTATCACCAATTAtctctctttaaaaaaaatacttttaatcatttaaaaagACTCATATATTTTTGCAAGACAAAAGGACAGCTTTGTAATTTAGAGACGGAAACATGGAAAatctcaaataaataaataaaataaaaaagtcatAAAAAAAGAAGAGTGGAGTTTCCAGAATATCAGTGCCCTGAGCACGGTTCCCATGATTCCTCACTCACACTTCGTCCTTGTTAACTccgttctctctctcctctctcctctctcctctctcctctctgtgAGTtatatgagagagaaagagagagttgtaCTAGATTAGTTGGAGGGTCAATTTTAGATGACAAGCAAGCAACCAAAACATGCAAACACTCTGACCAGCCTCTTACTTAATTAGAGAGGGAGAGTGAGGTAGATATTCCATTGAGGGTGATGGGAATGGGATCTTATAACAATCACAGCAAGGGGAATGGAAGTGGTGGCAGCGGCAGCGGCGGCAGCAGAGGGAATGGGAAGTCATATGGATTGATGTTGGTGTTGGCATTCGGGGCAGCGCTGCTCGGAGTGTTGCTCCTCCACAAGCTCAGGGAGCGGCGCATCTTCAACCTCCTCCTCAATGAGAAAGACTCCGACCTTCTTTCCCTTCACCACCTCCTCCAGGTCTAATTCCCTAtctgtctctctttctctctctcacatgcaactcaaatttttttatttcagttttAATTACATCCTTAAATCAACCACCGAAGCCGAGTGTCTCCAAAGGGACTACGTGCAACTCACTTCTGTATAATTCTATTCTGAAATAGCTAAAAGCGCTTTCTGTTAATCGAAAACGGCTTTTGTGATGAATTGAGAGTTGTTTTTAGCTTTCAATttgcatgcatttgttttgttgtttcaaTATCAATATGCAGAACCAGAAGCCATTGAAAATTAAGCATTT
This window harbors:
- the LOC126582441 gene encoding uncharacterized protein LOC126582441, which codes for MDFSQGCKDKKKKTIDQSMLLCCKLYISESRNLAALDTIERAARLDPESVIVNKFEDREYNRVRYTIVSYVMHDSTGSAIYSPLQQTVMAMTEAAFGAINLEQHSGAHPRLGVVDDIVFHPLARASLDEAAWLAKAVAVDIGNRFQVPVYLYAAAHPTGKALDTIRRELGYYRPNFMPDALQEKPDEGPTCVSPARGITMIGARQWVGLYNIPIMSTDVAATKRIARMVSARGGGLPTVQTLGLLHGEDSTEIACMLLDPNQIGADRVQIYVEMLAAQEGLDVEKGYFTDYSPDMITEKYMKLISSAEQ
- the LOC126582205 gene encoding uncharacterized protein LOC126582205 isoform X2, giving the protein MSDDIFGEDFLNLEATHQKEGFEEGYRDGLVAGKEEAKPTGVKTGFEVGEELGFYRGCVDVWNSAIRVDPTRFTHRVQKAVRQMEEMIEKYPIMEPEDESVGDVMEALRLKFRAVCASLGFSAVGDEQEGEKMLKSMLGCCKVYISESRNRAALESIERAAKLFSEAPIVNKFEDETYNRVGYTLVSTLAPKPSVDRSPLKMAVLAMVKAAFETIDLESHCGSHPRLGVVDHICFHPLLGASLEQVAGVANSLAAEVGSSLQVPTFLYGAAHEEGRTLDSVRRELGYFKPNSSGEQWVGGPKSDYLALKPDKGPPQVTQGRGVIVIGATRWVDNYNVPVISTDIAAVRRIAKRVSGRGGGLASVQAMALAHGESIIEVACNLLEPEKVGGDRVQLEVERLAKEEGMRVGKGYFTDFSQERLIESYLKSDFSTNKMCF
- the LOC126582205 gene encoding uncharacterized protein LOC126582205 isoform X1 gives rise to the protein MLKSMLGCCKVYISESRNRAALESIERAAKLFSEAPIVNKFEDETYNRVGYTLVSTLAPKPSVDRSPLKMAVLAMVKAAFETIDLESHCGSHPRLGVVDHICFHPLLGASLEQVAGVANSLAAEVGSSLQVPTFLYGAAHEEGRTLDSVRRELGYFKPNSSGEQWVGGPKSDYLALKPDKGPPQVTQGRGVIVIGATRWVDNYNVPVISTDIAAVRRIAKRVSGRGGGLASVQAMALAHGESIIEVACNLLEPEKVGGDRVQLEVERLAKEEGMRVGKGYFTDFSQERLIESYLKSDFSTNKMCF
- the LOC126582440 gene encoding beta-glucuronosyltransferase GlcAT14A-like, which produces MRKYVNHHSARVIGDRIWAIPFIASFIIFITLFFSAISGIFTAPHAGEKLSFDIIPFSKPDDSSGYFVESDLKRSLDTNGGSKSGAPSLAYLISGTKGDSHRMMRTLSAVYHPRNQYILHLDLEAPPRERLELASLVKADLTFREVENVRVMSQSNLVTYKGPTMIACTLQAISILLKESSEWDWFINLSASDYPLMTQDDLLHAFSNISRNINFIEHMQLTGWKLNQRAKPIIIDPGLYLSKKSDLASTTQRRSLPTSFKLFTGSAWVMLTRSFLEYCIWGWDNLPRTMLMYYTNFVSSPEGYFHTIICDNEEYRHTAISHDLHYIAWDSPPKQHPISLSMKDFDKMVNSNAPFARKFAKDDPVLDKIDKELLGRTNRFAPGGWCIGSPEGGADPCSVRGNDSVFKPGPGSERFQELLHTLLSEDFRKKQCT